The sequence ttaaattatttattcttggTGCTAATTATTAACTTGGAGAAACTCATCAGAGAGACAGGTTCCAAAAAATGGTCATAAACTGCACATCTGGAgtagaaaacagaataaaatgtttacatgaCAGATGTTCGAGCTGGTATCCTTAAACCACAATTTTCTGAACAGTTTCCTTAGAGAATGAGaaaaacattaatattttattactctACAGCTGGATCCCGTGAGGCAAACTTAAGGATTCCTCAGAATGCCCAAATACTGTACactcaaaaaaaacccaaaaaaaaaacccagcctgATCTTGTAAggataaatataaatgttttcacCATTTTCCCTGACTAGTGAGAGCCATACACACTTTTTGGATATATAAACAGGGAGACAGAATAACAATTACGGTCTAAGtttatgtcttttttgtgtgtttgcagggaCATTATTTTGTTTgcgctataaaaaaaaaaaatcaagcaggATCAAACTGACTGATACCCAAAATGCCTAACCAGAGCAGACCACGAATTACCCCAGTTAATTAAATTCATCATTCAAAACAAATTGAGAACAGATGAGGCTGGAAAATGATTTGATAAAAATGCATCTTACTGTACATTacaaataactgaaactaaatgaGCACAGGGAGAAAGGGGAAGCTGTGACATTAACACTTTGTATTCAGTAGGTCAAGAGAATAAACCAAGAGGCTGCAGTGTTATTCCTTGTCTGGTGTGCACATTTCCTGTGAAAAAAGCGCTGCAAAGTGTGAGGGGGCAAGGTGTCAGAGACTCCAGCTATTGCAGTACTTCTCTCATGCCTGAACATGCCAAAGGCTACAATTTGTCCTGCTCCACAAAGTGGATCTCTGTTGTGCCAGAACAGGTCGTAATTAATCTCTAGTGTGCTAACAAGGAGAGGCAAACTTCTGCAAACAGGCTGTGCAGTACTCCTGCAGATGGTCAAAGCAAAAAGGTATTAACTGCCTACACAGTCTATTTATACACCAGGACAGCAAACTGGTTTCACTTGGTTAGCCTGGTCATATATGGGTTCAAATTCTCAAACACATTGTGCTGAAATCATTCATTCTTACTTTTTTAGAAGCAGCAGTGAAACAAAATGTTCTACAGGTAACAGTAAATGTATATGGGCAGAGGGTGGTGACTATCATACTACCACAAGATACCACATTTTAATTAAGTGCAGAATCTATATCTTTAACACGCTGCTGGGGAGCTACACTGATCACATCACAAAGCAGGGCTATAGTAAGTCTGGGCTCCGTGAGAATAGCTCCCCTGCAGTTGCCAGGTCTATCCCTGAAATTTTCCCACACTTATAAGAAGCAATTGCCTTCCTGCATGGGCtcatattttactttaacatgAATACCACTTGACATTGCCCTTTAAATCCCAGCAAGTGATGCACTTCACCTGCAATGACTCTGCTTGATTTGCAGGAAAACACAAGGGAAGCTGGGACTTTGTGGGACTTCTTAGAAAACTTGAGCTATGGCTTTGTGTTCttacctccacctcctccttcctTATCtgtatgtgtacatgtgtgACTTTTAACTGTTCACTGCTGTATACTCTCCCATATCCTGGGGCAGCTGCTCATATTAATGCTGTAAataatgtaattattatttCCCCCCGCtcgatgtaaaaaataaataaataaataaatattattttgttacaTGCACGTTATATTCTATTAGTTGCCACTGAACACCAGTGATGATTTGGGGTTTGTGCAGTAATGTCCAGTCACAAAGTGATAGGTAAAATGTTTGCTTACCAGATTCAGCACCGTTTCAACAATATCCCGGTTGCTAACCTCTCCAGCCTGGATCAGTCCGGTAAGAACGGCAAATTTCATCTTGATATTCCGGATAGGAACCGATGGATTCATAATCCCAGCCGGGAGGACCACTGAACCTGATCCGGACATCATCACAGTCTCACCGGCCGCAGCGGAGACTGCAGCCGCGTGTTGCCCGTGACCTGGAGGAGGTTGTCGGTCCGAGAGCGACAGCGAGCCCGGCATTGTCACCGGTCTACCGCTTGTCATTTCCAGCCAAAGCGGGAGCTTTTCAGGAGCTGTTACGCTTTATCTCTGCAATATACTTAATCACTGTTCTGGAGCATCacgaaaaaaaatgaaataaacactcgagaaaaaaaacaaaaaaagcaaaacaccaaaaaagaaatcactcTCTTTCAGTGAAATCCACTCTGGGGAGTTCTGGTCAGTAGGTCCTGTGTGAAATCGGTGCCGGGCAGTTTACCGAGCTGACAGACCTGCGATGAACACACAAAGCTGTGTGTGATTGTGCCCCTCTCAGGATGTGCGCTGTTCAGTGGCTGTGCTGCCGTTACCGCCATGTTGCCGCCCCCTACCTGTCGTCTCGCTCACTACGCCTGCGTTGTCTGAGATACCGGAGACGTGTCGCTTCGCCGCGTTCTCCGCGGCGTGGGCTGGAACAGCCAAGACCGGCTGGCTTCAATAACTTTAGACAGACACTTAATGTAGACAGAAAAAATAGACCGTGTTATCCTGATGGGTAATGAATTTCAACAGGTTTCTCATTTCCTTAAGTCAAAATTAGATTTTACCGGTGAAGGTTAGagatttatctattttttattaGAGATGCTAATTTAGTAACTTAGGTATGAGAAAAGTTGTCATtggaaaatagaaaacaattatatgtaaaataaagtaaaataatatgAAATCAACACTGAGTAAAATAGAAATGGACgggataaaaagaaaagaaaaccacatGTGGTGGAAATATTCGCATTAAAAGCAGAGCCAGAGCCGAACATTACAGATGACTTCCATTGTTGGTGCACCAAACTGTATTTACTGTATTCAGTGATGAGTTGGTACACCTGAATATAATACCTGACCAATGATATTATGCGCATATACCAGCTTGCTAAAGATACCTGTACTCCTATCAAAAACGAGAATTACCAAATAACTCActgttgcttttatttacatattcgTGAAAGGTTAATCAGCACTGCACATGTACACTTGTAAATGTCTGTATTGTAGCTgacaattattattatctttCTCACAAAAATGTATGGTCGTTTCGTTATAGAGCGCCAGGTGTGGCATAGTTCATGAAGGACAAATGTGACCTTGGATAGTCTTTTATGCAAGGCAATATAAATTTAATTACATTAGGATGAATACTAATACTGAGACAGGGTTTCTCTTAACTTTCCTACTGAATTAGGGAGCAGTCGTCTTGTGGACACACAATCGAATGGACAGTGTAATTATACTATGCAGCATTTCTGCCACTCCCCCCCACCTTAAATGTTTTATGAGACAATTAAGAGGGCTGACTTCTCCAATATCTTTTACATGCCCTTATTTCTCACAGAGCAATGACTAAAAGATACACTGTTGGGGCATTTTccacttatttgtttttttttataaaagaaagaaaaatgaatagaTGGATAGATGTAATCCCATACATATAGATACATTTTAGAGAACGTTTCTGTGCACAaacatctgttttgtttgtttgtttttaaaaaagataataatCAAAAAATCAGTTTCCAGCATTTATATAAAACAGGCTGGCACTGACAGCTTGGGACAATTCTGTCAATCTTCCTTTCTGACAGTCGGAAGCTGAGCGTGCCTTTCAAGAGCTCATTAAACAGATCTGTGTCAGCATGGCTTCAAAAGAGTCGTGTCAGTTTTTACTGCTGTGCCTATCATGACTACCATTGTGTaattttgatgtattttgtgATAAACCACCGCAAAATGATCCACATTGTAATATTTGCCAGTTCACCTGCGAATGAAATGTAGAAGTTTGTTGAATGACATTGTTTTTACTCACGTTTCTCGCGTTCTATTTTTCTCTTGCTATATCTTCGCATAGTGGCTTAGTTTGTAGAATGCATTGTATAAGGCATACatatattctattttattttttctaatgttTTGTCTCTGCATATCAACGGGTCACTGAATCAATGTAACTGAGACACAAACACTGCTAGTGTTGAACTGAGATCAGTGAAGGAGGCTTGGTCTACACACACCAACGGCATGTACATAAATGGCATACAAAAACCTAGACTGCCATCAAAAATGTATTATATATGTATGGTGATATGTTCTCAACgtgctaaaataaataaatgtaccgATGGCAAGATCAttaagaggaaaaataaaagctgccaCTGTAAAAATCATTGATAAAGATCATCAATCTGCAAATAGAGGAGCCATCTAGTGGCAGAAACTGACCGTTTTCCTAGTTTAACCCAAGTTACCATATATGTCTTGATGTATTCTCAATCattcaggtaagtaaatctccaaaagttgattctgttcatctggacatagcggtttcagtgggagaaacgtttcgtcactcatccaagttacttcttcagtctcagctgactgcaggtttccccaatcttataaacagtacatttgcaagTTACCATATAGTTACCATGTAGTTTGGAAGAAAAAAGCCAGAGAATAATAAAACAGTCTTTATTAGCTTTTTCAACCACTATTGAGGTGGCATTAGAAAAGCAATCAATTTCAGATAAGCCATCCTCTGTGCACTATTTCGAGTCACATGAGTTTTGTAAAAAGCCAGCAGAGGTCCCTCTCATTCCAAATCAGAGTGAAGTGTATTTTCTTGCTCGGTGTATGaacttttgtatttaaaaatatttaagtatttttaaatgagaatttcTGACACCTCTTAAACGTCTGTAACAAGTTCTTAGCTTCTTTTGAGGATTAATCGAGTTCACATACTCCCAAAAATActgtttaaatttttacttatttttagaATCAGATAATATAATTAGGAATCAGCACACAAAGCATTTCATCATtttcatggttttatttttttttttaaaaaaaagaaatttttggACCTGACTGCACAATTCAGTACCCTAAAGCAGGTATGATCAAGTCAAACCTTAAGTCACCTTCTTCACAACCACTGAAGGTCAACGTTTATTACAGTTACATCCATTTCAAAATGGCAATAAAGGAGCAAAGTAAAACCAGCTTACAATTTTGTACCATGTGTTTGACAGAACGGTTCACAcagaaaaattaattaatatatGGAAAATTAACATATGTACTCATTACcccttcatatatatatatatatatatatatatatatatatatatatatatatatatatatatatatatatatatatatatatacatacatacatacatatatacaaaatatacaTTCTATTTAATTTACAgtatattcacacacacacacacagacacacatatatacacttgAGTGTACATCATAATAATTATAGCtttaaatctgaaacaaacaaatatatgcTTCCCAGAAGCATTTCAGAGCTCGAATGTCCTAGACATTGTAGAaacaataatacaataatattattaaagaTAATTATTATAACATACAGTTTTAGAAACATGAAGGTAAATAAAATAGTCATAAATGTCAATGATATTGGCAGGATAATTAATTTCCCAATGAAGAATTATGCTCAGCACCTATAAGATGTCCTCTTTTAAAATTGTGCAATTTCAGAGGAGCCATAAGTTATTATCAGAGCATTTTGCattcagacaaacaaacaataaactgtGCTTTCGTTCTAGAGCCCCGTCTCTACTTTTTGTGGCTGTTAGCAATGACTCAAAGGCTCAATGTTGATCTCAAGGCTGAGCAGACACAAGCAGCAAAGAATTTCAGATTTTGGTCTCTGGGCCGTCTGTGATTAGTGGCTGAAAGGAGTTGCGGATTCGGGCAGCTTCTGCAGCACAAAGGTGGCCGAAGGCTTTGTTGTACCAGTCTGGAGTCCGTCCCCTGAAATCAAATCACTATATTCAATATACTATAGCATACATCACAAAATATTTAGAAATGCAGCTCAAACCATAAGAGAACAACTTTTCTATATAGCACTTTCTAAAAGAATCTTGTGTAAAAGCTCATTGTAGGACTTACTTCATGTCCACTCTGCAGATGTGAGTTAGTCTGGACTTTCCTGAGCCACAGGGCTCTAATAGGTAGTTAGACTCCAGGACTATAGCCCTTATCCCTCCTAAAGGAGGACAGTCTTCGTGCTCTATAGACACAGAAACCAGGGAGCAAGCACCTTTGGGCAAGTCTGTCCTCCATGACCTTGAATGCACAGAAAGAGACTGATTATGGTATCTTAAGAAATACAATTTGAGCTATTCCCAAAATAAGAGATCACTGAGTTTTCTTAAGCACTCACCTAAGAACTACAAAGTCCCTGCTGGGATGAGGGGGCATGCGACTCAGGACATACTGAAACACTTCTGTTTGCCTGTCCAGTGTCTCGCACACTTTCCACTGAAGGAGGTCCATATCCCACAGGTGGCGCTCTCGCAGCACCCGGTTCAACACCACAGATGGCGGCGCTTCCACCTCGACAGACACTTTCCAACGTCTCAAAGGGTTGCCATCTCCCACCTGGATCACACACATAAGACACAAAAAGGATTGTTTTCATGTACCACTATCTTTGAAATAAAGATAGTGGTTTAAGTTTAGGTTAGAAAACTAACCTTCTTATAATAGAGCTCTGTGTTATCAGAGCTGCTGCACGACACCCAGTATTTGGATTTTTCCCGGGCCTCTTTGAGCAGGTTCTGAAGTCTCCCCTCCAAAAGTGTTTGGTATGTTCCATCCTCCTCTTCCGACTGCTTGCACAGCTCGTCAATTGTTGGTGCATGCAAATCAGCCTCCACGTAGGAATTACGCGACTGAGTAACCATCTCATGAGGGATCTAATGGGTGCATAAAAGCATAAGGTAAGGCTcacagcaaataaaaacaagactaGATACTGCATCCAGGCTTTAAATTCTTACTGCATAATAAACACAGGTTCTCGTACCTCAAAGAGGCGGTTGCACTCTATGATCATGTGAGCGAGGCCCTGTGCCGCTGCTAAATTCTCATTCAGATCCTTCTGGTCTGGTCTGCCAGTAGCATACTTCTTATGCATGGCCCTGGAGATTATATGAGGAGAGAAAACCTATTAGGCCAGCAGGGACTTCAGGTCAACATCCCCACAAGAAACAGTATATAAACCCTTCTTCCGCTCTGCAGGAAACCGCTTTGATCTCTTTAGCAACAATTTCAACTTGCTAAATTAGAgagctttgctttgtttgtacACAGCATGATCTCATAAAACATTAAGCTTTAACTGGGGTAAAACTGGCCCAGAAAGAGAGTTATCTACTGCACCCCTGAGGGATGAGTAAAATCTGTAACCCACTTTATAGCGATCTTTATGGAGCTGTGGGGAAGATAATCATGCAGGAGTTAATGTATGCATGTCTTCATCATTATTTTTGTAAACACAGAATGGCAGGTAATGTTACCCAAAACCACAGACACCAAGTTAAGtgtaacacaagaaaaaaagaaaacaatacctTGGTGATAGATTGTCCTTCTTCATTTTGTTGAGATGGAAGAGGGACGGAGCCAGGCACACAGCAATATTCATAGGTGTCATCTGGTTCTCCGCCACAGAGGAAGTGACATCACTAAGGAAACAGAGCAGCGTCTGCAGTACCTCTCGATTTTCATCAGACATCAACATGATGGCGGCCTGGACAGCTTGCAATCTTTGGTCCTTTGGTACATCTGCACAGGTGAATAAAAGGATTAGAACACAACATTTGTGCTTTGCAGAGGTAGTGATAACAGATAAAAATGCAGTCTTTACTTACACTGGTAAATATGGAGGAAGGTCTCTCCCAGCTTGCTGGTGAGTAGGGGCTCAGGTAAATCCCTGAAGAATTGCTTCACCATATCAGCCACATCATAGGCAGACTGATCCTcataatttacattttctgGAGAACTTTCATTCATCTGCCTCAGAGCTTGGATTCGAGACTTCACGCCTGATTTACGAAAAAGACCCacctggaagcaaaacagttaTATCACATAAACTTCATATATGAAAATGAAAGGCATGTGCAGTGTGAGAGTATCGTATACTGTCACTGACCTGGTCAAGGCACTGACTCCTCAAGTACCGCAGGGCCTGCTGCAGGCCGAGGGGCAAGGGCTGTCCTGAACGCTGCACATGCACAATGAGAGGAACTCCAAACACATTCTTATCCTTATAATCTGGTACCTTCATTCTCTTCATAAATTTTGGCACAGACCTAGGAGAGACATTagcacatgttttaaaaaattctcTTTAGACTAAAGAAAGATGATGGCAATGAAGGACGCCAATACAGTATATCAGGATTTGGacaaatacatacataaataatacTGATGACTGAGAGTGATTATCAGTTCAAAGAACTGTAATAAAATCCAAATTGAAAATAGGAATCAAACATAAGTAGTTGGGAGAATACGTTAGACTTACCAAGTCCAGCCATGTTTATTGGTCAGGGAATACTTCTCCATGATTGCAGTCAAACGCAACAGTGAAAACTTTTGTAACAAACTCAGCTGGCCTGCTGATTGGTTTGTGATCTGCAGGGATGCTCTTGAGTGACTTAGACGATTAGATATCTGAAAGCTGGGCCATCTTAACCTAATGccaaaagagattaaaaaagcaaagaaaatagaGTAAACTTTTATTCATCTTAACATACTCTTACTGCTTAGTTCTATCAGTTCAGTCTTACCTATTAGGTCTTGTGAGTGATGCACCTACACCGGAGTCCCTCCTTTCCCTGAGCCTTGTAGATTCTGTCTCTGTAAGTGATACTTTGTCTCTGTCTCCATCACTAGGCACGATCTGGCTTTCCGTGACAGAATTTCCCTCAAAGTCCAATGTAATCTGACTAGAGGACTGAAGCCCTGCTGTATCATCCTTCCCGTCATCGATCTGTACTATCCCCTCGCCTCCAGGGAACACATTTTTTGACCAGTGGTCCACTATCTGTTGTAGACCATTGACATGCAGTAAGATATCATCCAGGTGTGGAAACAGATCCTCTTTCTCCAGGTCTATCAGGTCTCCAGTGCTGGCATACAGATGCGAGCCAGGAACATTATCGTACACACTGATGCGGCTACCTCTGGAAGAGGACTGGGTGGCAGGCCGTGTTTCCTTTCTGCATGAAATTAAAGGGGAGTCCAGGTGCATGCTGCCAGTGTGCCAGTTAATTGAGGCGCCACCAGTTGGGGACAGGCTCTCTATGGACAATGCTTTGGGGAAGGTTCCTGGCTTGTGGTCTTTGGGAATGTGGACCACGAGGTTTTCATAAGAGCAAAATTCATTTCTACGATTTTGTTCTGCAACTTTATTCATTTGGGATCCTGAGAAGATGTCCATGTCCTCCAAATACATGCCGCTGCGTTTATGGTCAACACGGTGAGGCTTACGCTCTTTTAGGCTGGGTGTGCTGACAGTGCTGCCACCAGAATGGCTGCTACCCTCACTACTGGAGTGGGATGGCAGAATTTTATTGCATGGTGGTTCCAGAGCTCCACCATCTCCATTTATTATGTCTTCACACCTCAATTTCTTCAGGGCCTGGGCCTTCTGCTGCAGCACAGGAGAGCTGATTACCAGCGTCTTATGGCCTTTTCCCAGAGTACCTCGGGAGCTCAGTGTATCCATACGCTTTAGTAACTCCTTGGCACGAGAGTGGGTTGTTTTGCTGTGCTTGTCAGATGGTGAATTGAAGTGAGCAAATTCTTTGGGGATGTGAGGCATTGTGAGAGAAGTTGAGTCTGGCATTGCTGCAGTGTCTGAGCAGGTGCGGTTAGAACAGTCAGAGTCCTCTGTGCTGAGGCCCCGATGACCGCTGCCTCCGCTGCTCTCGCTGTGCAAAGAAGAGACCTCTGGCTCACTGAGGTCTGTCAGAACACTCTCGCTGCTGGTGGTAGTTCTCAGAGGCACACCATCTCTGGAGAGCTCACCCTCTCTGTGATTTCCCAGCAGACTGTCAATGTCCTGTAACCTGGACCAACGCCGGCTGCTCCACTCAAAGGTCCATTTGTCACTAATAGCAAACAGATCATCTTCATCAGAGTCTTCACTCTGGGAAAAGAAAGATTATTTTACACTAATTATTCTGGCAGATATAACTGCAACTGCTGCTATTTAGGTCTCATGAAAGTTACTGCAGTAGTAAATAACTATCCACTGAAATAAGAATAACAATCAAAAAGACCATGGATGCAGAAACACTCCACAAAGGATAATTTGCATATTTTACCTctttgtagtgtgtgtgtgaaattttTTCACTGGAAGCTAAAACGTGTGTACTAACACACAAAATCTATAGCACAAAGGATAGCTACAGGcaataaaaggaaaatgtgtttgCAAAGGACTAATACCATTATGCAACCAGCCAAGACAAGGCTACATTCCAGTGCGCGAACAAATAAGAAGTAATAACTGTGAATGTAATAATAGTTGTATATAAAGATAAAGTTAGGTTCTATTTGTGCTGAAGCATGTATTAACATTTCTTTTCAACATCTTAAAAATTACTGATAACTACTGTGGTATTAGactcaaagattttttttctattaagagCTACAAACCAAGAAtaacagctcaaagcagtccAGACTATGTGGAGAGTCGCACACAAAAGGCTATTGTTgtggcaaaaataaatatattaccaattgagtaggggtgcaacgatattcgtatcgatattgaaccgttcgatacagtgctttcggttcggtacgcatatgtatcgaacaatacaaaatgtttaatttattttatcaactttccttctgacaatgctgtctgtgttgagcgctcagtgaatctgcgttcgactactccgcctaggctcgacagtgcagcctaggcggagtagtcgaacgcagattcactgagcgctcaacacagacagcatcatcagaaggaagagcgcagggcaagctagcgagacagaagttaagctctccttacaacatggacctcccgcaccctcattcagatctggcgtttggaattattttggttttcatgtgacgtatgaccctgaaggtaagcgagtcatgcactaaagtaaaacagtatgttggatgtgccatgcaatgctcaattacatgggtgggagctagtgtgttagtgcagttagctcgttaaggtGTTGGccatctagccccatgcacggggcgatcggcggtagctcgttaacggagatttgccgtgttgtggcgttaaggtcatttcaacaagattaacctgaaagcactagtgggaacacaacgaatatgactgcacatttacgccggcatcatcctagtgcaaagacaagtggaagcagaaaaaaaacaagcaagcatgctactaactttagccgagtcatttagacagctgttagcacatgattctccttatatgtttaatatgctgctgagaatatagcccagaagaagcggatagtatagcttttattttggaaagagccatttctctgtaataaactctctttttccaaagatgagtgattcctcaatcagatacagggctcgcaatatcgctagcccgacgtcccggggctagcgatcttttcagtcgggctaccaaaatctatctctgccctgcccgtcgggctattgcaggaaggaaaaatatatgtcaatgcttttgcattctttcagaaatgtagctgggtaattatgtcattggcatcggtgagccactgtcaatatgtgacatattgaaatcgcgtttgaatttgcgcttgtttttttgctttcactttgcaatgacagcactgatctgtgagtgatgataatttgtgcaccaattcctctgacatagtcttattaattgttagcttactatgcaaacatgacaagtgaaatctcccgcagcaagcttaaacatgtgagaggttgatcgcgcagagaatcgctgagcttatgtgagtgcgtgtgtaaaagcagcaggatttatatttgactacgatgaccttcacagacagatatatattttagttctgctgagccaaataagacaggtcagggtgaagaagtgacagccaaagaaaagcttaccacaaaacggagaagttatgacaaatcagactataaggcaaaaagaaagtgcagctttatggtttcatggacaaaagaatttctgtggctgcaatatgacgagctaaataaccagggctgcacataagtggtccgcaggtgcgcattcgctgtcaaaataaaaaacacgcacaagggttagggttaaatttaaaaactgtacttttgagttaaaatatatatttataattttaataaatgacaaattaaaaaggcatgaacattttttttgtatcgaaaaaatatcgaaccgtgacaccaaggatcgaaccgaaccgaaccgtgaattttgtgtatcgttgcacccctacaatTGAgtcataaagtgttttaaaaatatatctcTTCAAGGAGGATgctgttttttccccaaatCCAAAATGCATTTAATGTTATATTATACTTGTCACaactgtaaaagtaaaaagactTTAACACTTACTTTCTTCTTTGGAAGATTCACGTCAAGTTTCATAGAGGCACACTTATTTAAAGTGTGGAGTcgcctgaaagaaaaacagccttaGGATGAAAAGCTGTtccaagcaaacaaaagaaagcagCAGTAGTAATCAACACCAGATGAGCAGACTAGAAAAAGATCCacttctgtttgttgtttaagTGTTAATCTGATCAGTGTCTGTTTGGATGCACAGCCAGACCCAGTGGGAAACTGAATGTATCCATATAATAGTATCCTAAACCTAATGAACACCGGTAATTGTCAGTTGCTCTGTTCTCTAAGTGATAGTGGCTTGAAGGGCTGCCTGTAGCAGTCTGACAAACGTGAACTTTAGTTCAACTTTGCCTAATCAAATTCATTCAAAATTTTCCCCTGTACGTGCTAACATATAGGTCTTAAATGTGATCTTCAACTTGGCATGGTGATTTAGAAAGACTGTCCTTAACATGAAGCATAGACAATATAGCTGTAGGTTTTGCATTTATCATAATCTATTTATAAATACTGATGTACATTTCCTTAGCGTagttttataaaaagaaacagtgaaTGCTTTCAGTATCTCTAATAAACATCACGAACTAAGGCTTTGAGCGTATCCTTAGTGATTACAGTTTATAGGAGTCTGTGGGTGTGCCAACTGGAATTTACAGTACACTGTACAACGGCACTAAGAGCTGAAAATGAACCAACCGCTGCAGATGGAAAAAATGACGACATAAGAAAACACACTCCCGCTAAACTGAGTGTTGGCTttagacaaagaaacaaatgtgcGGTAAGATAATTACAAGCTTTAACAGCTCCACATACTGCTAACAGGCTTTTTTTAAACCGACTGACAGTATTGTTCTGTGTCAGTAAAAGGCCTCTAACCATTCTCCAGTGTTACAGAAGGGGTTAGTTAAACAAGACGTTCCCATGATTGTTACTGTAGATAGTGGAGCACTGAAGAGGGGGATCTCTAAGCTGGGGGCCCTTTATTCCGCAGGccagaagagctttgaatgtggTTACTATAAAAAGGAGGCTGCTTAGTGAAGGATCAGA comes from Astatotilapia calliptera chromosome 14, fAstCal1.2, whole genome shotgun sequence and encodes:
- the stard13b gene encoding stAR-related lipid transfer protein 13 isoform X2, with protein sequence MEVTSEVNLENHQSWTVLGLHKVTFLTKDSPREYAAISTNDSLERRGDDFCSKAQSSLLERSGDITTNEKAFVCAVQKTVCFLETEEKSVIPREASLNSAQLLESKLISLRTNQSCCGNFSPPPPESEDQSSKAVQNHPDETLDFTCEYLKIDRKNFDLVALNRNSIPATEVPAVIPECGLRVLDLPHIVKHKQSSITFSDYTCPPTGNGYAFVNESSDDGGSSQEGEQDDDGHHDGDNDDDDDDDVFPELPHGQDLLVHHRQRNAGKEKKKLCTSSQAGNDHTLRSCGYEAEGETSSEKVQSPWSESISQLMKKLDQLNLDIEEALSASSSPSDTPCTTRKKQWGGALPKPTLKRTLNDQVLHRPEREECQNRDWFSTPRSSSMGTRARTKKTMFSKVTDASRAEIEAKEACDWLRAAGFPQYAQLFEDSQFPIDITPVKRDHDFLDKDLVEPLCRRLHTLNKCASMKLDVNLPKKKSEDSDEDDLFAISDKWTFEWSSRRWSRLQDIDSLLGNHREGELSRDGVPLRTTTSSESVLTDLSEPEVSSLHSESSGGSGHRGLSTEDSDCSNRTCSDTAAMPDSTSLTMPHIPKEFAHFNSPSDKHSKTTHSRAKELLKRMDTLSSRGTLGKGHKTLVISSPVLQQKAQALKKLRCEDIINGDGGALEPPCNKILPSHSSSEGSSHSGGSTVSTPSLKERKPHRVDHKRSGMYLEDMDIFSGSQMNKVAEQNRRNEFCSYENLVVHIPKDHKPGTFPKALSIESLSPTGGASINWHTGSMHLDSPLISCRKETRPATQSSSRGSRISVYDNVPGSHLYASTGDLIDLEKEDLFPHLDDILLHVNGLQQIVDHWSKNVFPGGEGIVQIDDGKDDTAGLQSSSQITLDFEGNSVTESQIVPSDGDRDKVSLTETESTRLRERRDSGVGASLTRPNRLRWPSFQISNRLSHSRASLQITNQSAGQLSLLQKFSLLRLTAIMEKYSLTNKHGWTWSVPKFMKRMKVPDYKDKNVFGVPLIVHVQRSGQPLPLGLQQALRYLRSQCLDQVGLFRKSGVKSRIQALRQMNESSPENVNYEDQSAYDVADMVKQFFRDLPEPLLTSKLGETFLHIYQYVPKDQRLQAVQAAIMLMSDENREVLQTLLCFLSDVTSSVAENQMTPMNIAVCLAPSLFHLNKMKKDNLSPRAMHKKYATGRPDQKDLNENLAAAQGLAHMIIECNRLFEIPHEMVTQSRNSYVEADLHAPTIDELCKQSEEEDGTYQTLLEGRLQNLLKEAREKSKYWVSCSSSDNTELYYKKVGDGNPLRRWKVSVEVEAPPSVVLNRVLRERHLWDMDLLQWKVCETLDRQTEVFQYVLSRMPPHPSRDFVVLRSWRTDLPKGACSLVSVSIEHEDCPPLGGIRAIVLESNYLLEPCGSGKSRLTHICRVDMKGRTPDWYNKAFGHLCAAEAARIRNSFQPLITDGPETKI